One Vitis vinifera cultivar Pinot Noir 40024 chromosome 8, ASM3070453v1 genomic window carries:
- the LOC100261370 gene encoding TPR repeat-containing thioredoxin TTL1 has translation MGFDSGRLVASSSKFSVSSKKQKYWSNNIVGNATAVPHSLKPIAGNGQEKISISGFRDSRTSNSGNLKYQNSGKDFGGLTRHPNVNTRKDVKGNDISSPTPSPFPSSPCDSRKRLFHLPSISSHEGSPKSARIDCSKTPVSLVGGNVPNDNFCNTHTGFPTPKSPNTRSILSFGNIYKASKNKVLQNDPHHTKYVQVNGVPGIEGKMGLGAPEPSQSSKNVLGFGGCNYGHGSIMKGVKNVENLSNVCEVSRSKALAEKPNCRVVPHFESVEKLKNAGNQEYRRGRYMEAISFYDKAIALNCQNAACHNNKAAALAGLGKFTEAVGECLQAINCDPSYSRAHYRLGTLYTRLGRVNEAKWHVKLSGHDLGSEAMQRLLHLEVHLTNMQKARKVQDWDHVLKESTLSIEAGADASNQVLAAKAEALLKLHRAKEALELLMDEKNSEESKSRKAGEEAQCLLIIETQINLYLGRFEEGVLAAEQAVNLHSSSKSLMWLRKARGVADARKAGNEFYKTGKYLEACSVYGQGLQHDPTNCVLLCNRAACRSKLGQWETAIDDCNAALRNRPDYSKALLRRAYSNVRLERWEESLRDYSVLSKEMPGDHVIADALLQVQMELKKAKGAGAYNIELWPLRS, from the exons ATGGGGTTTGATTCAGGGAGATTGGTTGCGAGCTCCAGCAAATTTTCTGTTTCTTCAAAGAAACAGAAGTACTGGAGCAACAATATTGTTGGAAATGCAACTGCGGTTCCTCATAGCTTAAAGCCCATTGCAGGAAATGGTCAAGAGAAGATATCCATTAGCGGGTTCAGGGATTCGAGGACTTCAAATTCAGGGAATTTGAAATATCAAAACAGCGGGAAGGATTTCGGTGGACTCACTAGGCATCCCAACGTGAATACCCGAAAAGATGTGAAAGGTAATGACATCTCGAGTCCCACTCCTTCCCCGTTCCCATCTTCTCCTTGTGATTCAAGAAAACGCTTGTTCCATCTTCCCTCCATCTCATCCCATGAAGGGAGCCCAAAATCTGCTAGGATAGATTGCTCAAAAACCCCTGTATCCCTTGTTGGAGGGAATGTCCCCAATGACAACTTTTGCAATACCCACACTGGATTTCCAACACCCAAAAGCCCCAACACTAGAAGCATCCTTTCATTTGGAAACATATATAAAGCTTCCAAAAATAAAGTCTTGCAGAACGATCCGCATCACACTAAATATGTTCAGGTAAATGGTGTGCCTGGCATTGAAGGTAAGATGGGTTTGGGAGCACCTGAACCAAGTCAATCAAGTAAAAATGTTTTAGGCTTTGGTGGATGTAATTATGGTCATGGAAGCATCATGAAGGGTGTAAAGAATGTGGAGAACCTTTCAAATGTTTGTGAAGTTAGCAGAAGTAAAGCCTTGGCAGAAAAGCCCAACTGTCGAGTGGTTCCACATTTTGAGAGTGTGGAAAAGCTTAAAAATGCAGGAAACCAAGAATACAGAAGAGGACGCTATATGGAGGCAATATCCTTTTATGACAAAGCTATTGCTTTGAATTGTCAAAATGCAGCTTGCCATAACAATAAAGCTGCAGCTTTGGCTGGCCTCGGCAAGTTTACAGAAGCGGTTGGAGAGTGCCTGCAGGCGATCAATTGTGATCCATCGTATTCTCGTGCTCATTACCGACTGGGAACCCTCTATACCAG gttgggCCGTGTGAATGAAGCAAAATGGCATGTCAAGTTGTCGGGGCATGATTTAGGTTCAGAGGCCATGCAGCGTCTTCTGCATCTTGAGGTACATTTAACAAATATGCAAAAAGCCAGAAAGGTTCAAGATTGGGACCATGTTTTGAAAGAAAGCACTCTATCTATTGAAGCCGGAGCTGATGCATCAAACCAG GTACTTGCTGCTAAAGCTGAAGCTCTATTAAAGCTTCACAGGGCAAAGGAAGCACTCGAATTATTGATGGATGAAAAGAATTCAGAAGAAAGTAAATCAAGAAAAGCTGGTGAAGAGGCACAATGCTTGCTGATAATTGAAACTCAGATCAATTTGTATCTTGGAAG GTTCGAGGAAGGGGTTCTGGCTGCTGAACAAGCTGTTAACTTGCACTCCAGTTCTAAGTCATTAATGTGGCTAAGAAAAGCTAGGGGTGTTGCCGATGCTCGAAAAGCTGGAAATGAATTTTACAAAACTGGGAAGTACTTGGAGGCATGTTCAGTGTATGGCCAAGGTCTGCAGCATGATCCTACAAATTGCGTCTTGCTGTGTAATCGAGCTGCTTGCAGATCTAAACTTGGGCAGTGGGAAACAGCTATCGATGATTGCAATGCTGCTTTACGAAACCGTCCTGACTATTCCAAAGCACTTCTACGCCGTGCTTATTCTAATGTCAGG CTTGAACGTTGGGAAGAGAGTCTGAGGGATTATTCTGTATTGAGCAAGGAGATGCCTGGAGATCACGTCATTGCGGATGCTCTTCTTCAAGTCCAGATGGAGCTGAAAAAGGCCAAAGGAGCAGGTGCATACAACATCGAGCTCTGGCCTCTGAGAAGCTAG
- the CTR2 gene encoding copper transporter, which translates to MESGKAPHHDMGGTPPVANVSGTHLHLIHMTFFWGKNAEILFSGWPGTSSGMYALALILVFVVALLLEWLSRSSLLKPGPHNVTTGLLQTALYAIRSGFSYMLMLAVMSFNGGIFLAAVAGHALGFLIFGSRVFKKTGVTASDERSDAPLMK; encoded by the coding sequence ATGGAAAGCGGGAAAGCGCCGCATCACGATATGGGAGGAACGCCGCCGGTGGCCAATGTCTCCGGCACACACTTGCATCTGATCCACATGACCTTCTTCTGGGGCAAGAACGCTGAGATTCTCTTCTCCGGTTGGCCTGGAACAAGCTCCGGCATGTATGCTCTCGCCTTGATCTTGGTCTTTGTTGTCGCCCTGCTCCTCGAGTGGCTCTCTCGCTCAAGCCTCCTCAAACCCGGCCCACACAATGTCACCACGGGTCTCCTCCAGACGGCGTTGTACGCCATTCGCTCCGGCTTCAGTTACATGCTCATGCTCGCCGTCATGTCCTTCAACGGCGGGATTTTTCTCGCCGCCGTCGCCGGTCACGCGCTGGGTTTCTTGATTTTCGGGAGTCGGGTCTTTAAAAAAACGGGTGTGACGGCTTCAGATGAGCGGTCGGATGCCCCTTTGATGAAGTGA
- the LOC100245981 gene encoding uncharacterized protein LOC100245981, translating into MGYSLELKSSSRQHQTSKIVKEKFQSPQANQSLKFQDKFKVENSIGDLHTIVRQNVNEGSLFQRKFSAGHQKQHTSRKATKDDELVKHMSNLPGYLQRIEKGENLQEKALNFGVLDWESLEKWKHNQKHVPERGSTNASSTGCNSSLVSSIGSSTLSSRDQNGTRIRHSKQHLSPCSNISSSHKGDLSQGAKLARGKVTCLKDFETSPNSNLGRQRKLHYTDKPFSRSYSETLRKKKDVDQKMSEMGTSSSNLRKHGVSLSSKKQMSSSEAEIEKRVEVSEESDSDLARKHCSDKHKNIVLLLPTNLPQNSSSEAFQLPEGRKLFDEKSTVNFPKRISGDFSPEKIHSVGLPSEIPHSCPLPCREELYTKSDMKPQSMNITQGMELPSNACHMSPCSREKPTMQSEGRSETKPMNSAVIEMSKKQDLETAKGRNPSPNRRFTLGLARMSRSFSFKEGSALPQLSSTYVTVRSGPAKSESSACSVNSSREKANANSRARSSPLRRLLDPLLRPKAANLLQSAETVQALEGSLCRPLDFCESLHNEKHEASTIQAVLQLTMKNGLPLFKFVVNNKSTILAATVKELTASGKDDSSWIYTFYSVHKIKKKSGSWMSQGSKGNSSSYVYNVVGQMNVSSSHFTESEQNLKNQYTVKESVLVGVDLRQGKEETPEFMPNRELAAIVIKIPIENLNHGGDSNKNKDLMGKGFKECLPEDRCSCKLGENGDPCSTTVILPSGVHGLPSRGAPSPLIDRWKSSGSCDCGGWDIGCKLQILTSQDHCCWTSRLPNHCNATNRFDLFVQGGGYQEKKLIFSMVPFKEGIYSVEFNATISLIQAFSICAAVTSQQKSPVLSEAIMSEAGLSEEPIPDGCDGVKTPTLLKGDAGSKFVPYPPLSPVGRV; encoded by the exons ATGGGATACAGTTTAGAGCTGAAAAGTAGTTCAAGGCAGCATCAAACCTCAAAAATAGTGAAGGAGAAGTTCCAATCACCCCAAGCAAATCAAAGTCTAAAGTTTCAAGACAAGTTTAAAGTAGAAAATTCTATTGGTGATCTGCATACAATAGTACGACAGAATGTAAATGAAGGATCTTTGTTCCAACGGAAATTTTCTGCTGGTCACCAAAAGCAGCACACCAGTAGGAAGGCAACTAAAGATGATGAGCTTGTCAAGCACATGTCAAATTTGCCAGGTTATCTCCAGCGCATtgaaaaaggagaaaacctTCAAGAAAAGGCTTTGAATTTTGGAGTTCTTGATTGGGAGAGCTTAGAAAAATGGAAGCATAACCAGAAGCATGTGCCAGAAAGAGGCAGCACAAATGCATCATCCACCGGTTGTAATTCATCATTGGTTTCGTCAATTGGATCATCTACCTTGTCTAGTAGAGATCAGAATGGGACTCGCATTCGTCACAGTAAGCAACACTTGTCACCTTGTTCTAATATTAGTTCATCTCATAAGGGAGATCTTTCTCAAGGTGCCAAACTAGCCCGAGGGAAGGTTACATGCCTTAAAGATTTTGAAACTTCACCAAATAGCAACTTGGGTAGGCAGCGAAAACTCCACTATACAGACAAGCCTTTTAGCAGAAGTTATTCGGAGACATTGCGCAAGAAAAAGGATGTAGATCAAAAGATGTCAGAAATGGGGACTTCATCGTCAAACCTGAGAAAGCATGGGGTTTCATTGAGTTCAAAGAAACAGATGAGTAGTTCAGAAGCTGAAATTGAGAAGAGAGTTGAAGTGTCAGAAGAATCAGATTCTGATCTTGCTCGCAAACATTGCTCAGACAAGCATAAGAACATTGTTCTCCTTTTACCCACTAATCTCCCTCAAAACAGTTCTTCAGAGGCATTTCAGCTCCCAGAAGGcagaaaattatttgatgaaaaatcaaCAGTAAATTTTCCAAAACGCATTTCAGGTGACTTTTCTCCTGAGAAGATTCACTCAGTGGGACTCCCTTCTGAAATTCCACACTCTTGTCCACTGCCCTGTAGAGAGGAGTTGTACACCAAGTCAGATATGAAACCACAATCCATGAACATCACTCAGGGAATGGAGCTTCCATCTAATGCATGTCACATGTCTCCATGTTCAAGAGAGAAACCAACCATGCAATCTGAAGGCAGGTCAGAAACAAAACCTATGAATTCAGCTGTAATCGAGATGTCCAAAAAACAGGACCTGGAAACTGCCAAAGGAAGAAATCCGTCACCTAATCGCCGGTTTACCCTTGGCCTAGCTAGGATGAGCAGAAGCTTCAGTTTTAAGGAGGGCTCTGCTCTTCCACAATTGAGCTCTACATATGTTACAGTCAGGTCTGGTCCGGCAAAATCTGAATCTTCTGCTTGTTCAGTTAACTCAAGCAGAGAAAAGGCAAATGCTAATAGCAGAGCCAGGTCGAGCCCTTTAAGAAGGTTACTGGACCCGCTACTGAGACCCAAGGCAGCAAACCTACTCCAATCTGCTGAGACTGTCCAGGCATTGGAAGGAAGCTTATGTAGACCTTTAGACTTCTGTGAATCTCTTCATAATGAGAAGCATGAGGCATCAACAATCCAAGCCGTTTTGCAACTTACAATGAAGAATGGACTCCCTTTGTTTAAATTTGTGGTCAACAACAAAAGCACAATTCTTGCTGCCACTGTGAAAGAACTAACTGCATCTGGGAAGGATGATTCGAGCTGGATTTACACATTTTACTCtgttcataaaattaaaaagaagagtGGAAGCTGGATGAGTCAAGGTAGCAAAGGGAACAGTTCTAGTTATGTCTATAATGTGGTGGGTCAGATGAATGTTTCCAGCTCTCATTTCACAGAGTCTGAACAGAACCTCAAGAACCAATACACAGTGAAAGAGTCTGTCTTGGTTGGTGTTGACCTAAGACAAGGAAAAGAGGAAACACCGGAGTTTATGCCAAACAGGGAGCTTGCAGCCATTGTCATCAAAATTCCAATTGAGAACTTGAACCATGGAGGGGATagcaataaaaataaagatcTAATGGGGAAAGGATTCAAAGAATGTTTGCCTGAAGATAGATGCTCTTGTAAAttaggagaaaatggggatccTTGTAGCACCACTGTCATACTTCCAAGTGGTGTGCATGGGTTGCCCAGTAGAGGAGCACCTTCACCTTTGATTGATCGATGGAAGTCTTCTGGATCATGTGATTGCGGAGGTTGGGATATTGGTTGCAAACTTCAAATTCTCACCAGCCAAGATCACTGTTGTTGGACTTCAAGATTGCCCAACCATTGCAATGCCACAAATCGTTTTGATCTTTTTGTTCAG GGAGGAGGGTATCAAGAAAAGAAGCTCATCTTCAGCATGGTGCCATTCAAGGAGGGAATTTACTCGGTTGAATTCAATGCAACAATCTCTCTGATACAGGCATTCTCCATTTGCGCAGCAGTTACAAGCCAACAAAAATCACCTGTTCTCTCAGAAGCCATTATGTCAGAAGCAGGACTTTCGGAGGAACCCATTCCAGATGGATGTGATGGAGTAAAGACTCCCACTCTCCTCAAAGGGGATGCTGGTTCAAAGTTTGTCCCATATCCTCCCCTCTCTCCTGTTGGAAGAGTCTAG